Proteins from a genomic interval of Rubinisphaera italica:
- the pilM gene encoding type IV pilus assembly protein PilM, with the protein MPETKSVWGIEIGQAGLKALKLRYAEAAHQVVAVGFDYIPHAKILSQPDAIPDELIAEAITKFLSRNKVQDDIVAIGLPAQSSLARFIQLPPVEAGKVKEIVKYEAKQQIPFPLEDVIWDFQQMGGGEEAGGFVIDSEVGIFAMKRDQVMHQLHPFQTNKVEIELMQIAPVALYSFLAYDRLSIRPDGEGAPVEEEQTAVLDMGSDQSTIMVTDGAKIWIRNIPIGGNHFTRALTKEMKLTFAKAEHLKCNATKSPDPKAVFQALKPVFNDYLSEVQRSLGYFSSVSQGAEIKKVIGCGNGFRMAGLQKFLEQNLELPVERAEEFKQLAGTSVLEAQLFKENIMSFTVAYGLAIQAMGLSRMGTNLLPPEIARAREIRRKKPWAAITAATLLTGLALSTIGTANAWRVVHSSPWDKALKKSGDLQSTWGGYQSSYSAATGRYDSAKSVGKTLVEGMKDTIWLEFYKSINECMPRDIGQALDEDNIEYRNRVLIKSITAEKSDDLAAWYEGISDSYKSLSDEAAVDRGLQAQPAPEGEGYIFTLNGEHYHHIPDKPETDQGINYLLDRVIPNLQTWTFKQEDGDRVDVRKMGITNPIVLYAKQEVVDLAQRASNARKDPRFNVVNPTNRPRGDFNEPMPEAFPADPSMQEYEYNDGQPGQGKRNMEFREVHRTQFQIQFIWKPIPEEERLEDDPLKVASEESENAETSTENTETTSE; encoded by the coding sequence ATGCCGGAAACTAAATCAGTTTGGGGAATTGAAATCGGTCAGGCTGGACTGAAAGCACTCAAGCTCCGCTATGCAGAAGCCGCGCATCAGGTGGTGGCGGTTGGGTTTGACTACATTCCCCATGCGAAAATTCTCAGTCAGCCAGACGCGATTCCTGATGAGCTGATTGCCGAAGCGATCACGAAGTTTCTCTCTCGCAACAAAGTTCAAGACGACATTGTCGCCATCGGCTTGCCTGCGCAGTCTTCACTGGCTCGATTCATTCAGTTGCCTCCTGTTGAAGCCGGCAAGGTGAAGGAGATTGTCAAGTACGAAGCCAAGCAGCAGATTCCCTTCCCACTTGAGGATGTCATCTGGGATTTTCAGCAGATGGGAGGCGGTGAAGAAGCAGGTGGATTTGTGATTGATTCCGAAGTCGGAATTTTTGCGATGAAGCGTGATCAGGTGATGCATCAGTTGCACCCGTTCCAGACGAACAAAGTTGAAATCGAGTTGATGCAGATCGCTCCGGTTGCGCTGTACAGTTTCCTGGCTTACGATCGACTTTCCATTCGTCCGGATGGCGAAGGGGCACCTGTCGAAGAAGAACAAACAGCCGTGCTCGATATGGGGTCCGATCAATCGACGATCATGGTGACCGATGGCGCGAAAATCTGGATTCGCAATATCCCCATTGGCGGTAATCACTTCACGCGTGCACTGACGAAAGAGATGAAGCTGACGTTCGCAAAAGCTGAGCATCTCAAGTGCAATGCGACAAAATCACCGGATCCAAAAGCGGTATTCCAGGCATTGAAGCCCGTCTTCAACGATTATCTTTCTGAAGTGCAACGCTCTCTGGGGTATTTCAGTAGTGTTTCTCAGGGTGCGGAAATCAAAAAGGTGATCGGTTGCGGTAACGGATTTCGCATGGCTGGGTTGCAGAAGTTCCTGGAACAGAACCTGGAACTGCCGGTTGAGCGAGCCGAGGAGTTCAAACAGTTGGCGGGGACATCGGTTCTGGAAGCACAGCTGTTCAAAGAGAACATCATGTCGTTTACTGTAGCCTATGGTCTGGCGATTCAGGCGATGGGGCTTTCCCGAATGGGAACAAACCTCCTGCCACCGGAAATTGCGAGAGCGCGAGAAATTCGTCGTAAAAAGCCGTGGGCGGCCATTACCGCAGCTACGTTATTGACGGGGTTGGCACTTTCCACAATTGGAACGGCGAATGCCTGGCGGGTTGTGCATTCATCCCCCTGGGATAAAGCGTTAAAAAAATCGGGCGATCTGCAATCCACATGGGGCGGATATCAAAGTTCTTACAGCGCCGCAACCGGGCGATATGATTCTGCCAAGTCCGTCGGCAAAACTCTAGTTGAGGGGATGAAAGATACGATCTGGCTGGAGTTCTACAAGTCGATCAATGAATGTATGCCCCGGGATATCGGTCAGGCTTTGGATGAAGACAACATCGAATATCGTAACCGCGTGCTGATTAAGTCAATCACAGCCGAGAAGTCGGATGATCTGGCGGCCTGGTACGAAGGGATTAGTGATAGTTATAAATCCCTTAGCGATGAAGCAGCCGTGGATCGCGGCTTGCAGGCTCAGCCGGCTCCTGAAGGTGAAGGCTATATCTTCACTCTCAACGGGGAACACTACCATCACATCCCCGATAAACCCGAAACCGATCAGGGAATTAATTATCTGCTCGATCGTGTGATTCCGAATCTGCAAACCTGGACATTCAAGCAGGAGGATGGGGATCGGGTTGATGTCCGTAAAATGGGAATCACGAATCCGATAGTTCTGTATGCGAAACAGGAGGTCGTCGATCTGGCTCAACGGGCAAGTAACGCCCGGAAAGATCCCCGTTTTAATGTTGTCAATCCGACCAACAGGCCTCGGGGAGATTTTAATGAACCGATGCCGGAGGCGTTTCCCGCTGATCCTTCTATGCAGGAATATGAATACAATGACGGACAACCTGGTCAGGGTAAGCGAAACATGGAGTTCCGCGAGGTACACCGGACTCAATTTCAGATTCAGTTTATCTGGAAGCCCATTCCTGAAGAAGAGCGTCTGGAAGACGATCCTCTGAAAGTTGCTTCAGAGGAATCTGAAAATGCAGAGACTTCAACGGAAAACACAGAAACAACCAGCGAATAG
- a CDS encoding MarR family winged helix-turn-helix transcriptional regulator: MSGSKQLHESCDGVGFWIVSTAHAFRQALECQLTHKGITFRQWEVLSLLSKDGEQPQSDLADKMGLEAQTLAGIIARMERDGWLQRKGCCSDRRRKLISATAKAKKIQQEMHECCELVRNQAVQGLGQKELLELKRVCELMRNNLAGDCPEPNLIPKIAETIHTQTPCKTFPLDEDTHISMDDTIAPTNSIRSRKP, from the coding sequence TTGTCTGGATCAAAACAATTACACGAGAGTTGCGACGGAGTTGGTTTTTGGATTGTGAGCACTGCCCATGCATTCCGCCAGGCACTCGAATGCCAACTAACACACAAAGGGATCACCTTTCGACAGTGGGAAGTTCTTTCGCTACTCAGTAAGGACGGTGAACAGCCGCAGTCGGACCTGGCAGATAAGATGGGGCTTGAGGCTCAAACACTTGCTGGAATCATCGCCCGTATGGAACGCGATGGTTGGCTGCAACGAAAAGGCTGTTGTTCGGATCGCCGTCGGAAACTGATCAGTGCAACCGCTAAAGCGAAGAAAATTCAGCAGGAAATGCACGAATGCTGCGAACTGGTTCGAAATCAGGCTGTTCAGGGCCTTGGGCAGAAGGAACTTCTCGAACTAAAACGTGTTTGCGAATTGATGCGGAATAATTTAGCTGGTGACTGCCCAGAACCGAACTTGATTCCAAAAATCGCAGAAACCATACATACCCAAACGCCATGCAAAACTTTTCCCCTGGATGAAGATACGCACATCAGTATGGACGATACGATTGCTCCGACCAACTCGATCCGCTCTCGAAAGCCTTAA
- a CDS encoding DUF2079 domain-containing protein, translating to MNHTQAEDANKDVVLQSGIITGVISSVVLCLLANTLQIVFEAPSLSQSFFSPPTANWISLNLLGGTVTPLAQGQQEIRVSYLFCLIISILFYAIPAGVLWLKGSGDRIRQLNSWMSLAGIWGILWIACLIAQSTPVLTFLQATLVFWISLPIAGSLYEVLRTTKISEAKLLESKENSSPIKIILLVLMLLYVIIFTAMNWGLWFNLRLPHGDSAMYEEHLWNVLHGKGFRSYLDQGLFWGEHIQFVHLFLIPAYLLWPSQLLLEFCESFALAIGAIPIYWMAERSCGNRKAALLLSATYLCFFPMQFLDIAVDLKTFRPIAFGVPIVLFALDQIERKQWGIASGLLIFTLTCKEDYAIVIFSIGFSLLVQWWWNRNKNDSSLGFRFGLGYLIGGPIYLLAALKLIRWFRSGVEVHYAGYFSKFGESTSEIIWTMLTNPQLLGQEFFTINSAVYVLAMLLPLGFLPLLSPLRFLSTAPMFVLLCLNELAQDPRHHFHAPLVPLLFWAAATGLGNAFFHRKEAEEESNVIENEALEIRLRSLRQTQFALSCAIATSVWFSLSPLGVAFWDPGSDWNGWRLYVPDERAKNFPQIESLIPNNSRVASTDYVHPRFTHYERSYDYSHYARTVSGGTTNVPEDTDYIVIDTRHPYSEIHEPGQVRELREQPDQWELLKDETNGYFIVLKRRD from the coding sequence ATGAATCATACACAAGCAGAGGATGCGAATAAAGACGTGGTCCTCCAATCCGGGATTATCACAGGAGTGATTTCGAGTGTTGTCCTTTGCCTGCTGGCCAACACACTACAGATCGTCTTTGAAGCTCCTTCTTTGTCACAGTCATTTTTCAGCCCGCCAACTGCAAACTGGATCTCCCTGAATCTTCTGGGAGGAACGGTGACACCTTTGGCTCAGGGCCAGCAGGAAATCCGAGTTTCTTACCTGTTTTGCCTGATTATCTCGATCCTCTTTTACGCAATCCCGGCTGGAGTCTTGTGGTTGAAAGGAAGCGGGGATCGAATTCGGCAGTTGAACAGTTGGATGAGTCTGGCGGGAATATGGGGAATCTTATGGATTGCCTGCCTGATTGCTCAGTCGACACCCGTGTTGACATTTTTGCAGGCGACACTCGTCTTCTGGATTTCACTTCCAATTGCAGGGAGTCTGTATGAGGTCCTGCGTACTACAAAAATTTCTGAAGCGAAATTGCTGGAATCAAAAGAAAACTCATCGCCAATCAAAATCATACTGCTCGTCCTAATGTTGTTGTATGTGATCATATTCACTGCAATGAACTGGGGCTTGTGGTTCAATTTGAGACTGCCGCATGGCGACTCGGCGATGTATGAAGAGCATCTCTGGAATGTGCTGCACGGTAAAGGATTTCGCAGCTATCTGGATCAGGGTTTGTTCTGGGGGGAACATATTCAGTTTGTGCATCTGTTTCTAATCCCGGCTTATTTGCTTTGGCCTTCTCAGCTGTTATTGGAATTTTGCGAGTCCTTTGCCCTGGCCATCGGGGCGATTCCAATTTACTGGATGGCGGAGCGGAGTTGCGGAAATCGGAAAGCGGCCCTGTTGTTAAGTGCCACTTATCTCTGCTTTTTCCCGATGCAGTTTCTGGACATCGCGGTCGATTTGAAAACATTTCGTCCCATCGCCTTTGGTGTTCCAATAGTGCTGTTCGCTCTCGATCAAATTGAACGAAAACAATGGGGAATCGCCTCAGGTCTGCTGATCTTCACTTTGACCTGCAAAGAAGACTATGCGATTGTCATTTTCTCGATTGGATTCTCGCTGCTGGTGCAATGGTGGTGGAACCGAAATAAGAATGACTCATCCCTTGGTTTCCGATTTGGCCTGGGGTATCTAATTGGTGGTCCGATTTATCTGTTGGCTGCCTTGAAACTGATACGTTGGTTTCGCAGTGGAGTTGAAGTTCATTATGCCGGCTACTTCTCAAAGTTTGGCGAGTCCACATCGGAAATCATCTGGACGATGCTGACGAATCCACAGCTGCTGGGACAGGAATTTTTTACAATCAATTCTGCAGTGTATGTGCTGGCAATGTTGCTGCCGCTCGGTTTTTTACCGCTACTTTCGCCATTACGATTTCTCAGTACGGCTCCGATGTTTGTGCTGCTTTGTCTGAACGAACTGGCTCAAGATCCTCGGCATCACTTTCACGCACCACTGGTTCCATTGCTTTTCTGGGCTGCAGCAACTGGACTTGGAAATGCCTTCTTCCATCGCAAGGAAGCTGAAGAAGAATCGAACGTGATCGAGAATGAAGCTTTGGAAATAAGACTGCGGTCGCTACGACAAACTCAATTTGCTTTGAGTTGTGCAATAGCGACTTCTGTCTGGTTCTCGCTCTCACCTTTGGGAGTCGCTTTCTGGGATCCTGGTTCCGACTGGAATGGCTGGCGTCTTTATGTGCCGGATGAACGGGCCAAGAATTTTCCCCAAATTGAATCACTGATTCCCAACAACTCTCGTGTCGCTTCGACGGATTATGTTCATCCTCGATTCACGCATTACGAGCGTTCCTACGATTACAGTCATTATGCACGAACTGTGAGCGGGGGGACAACAAATGTCCCAGAAGATACCGACTACATCGTGATCGATACCCGACACCCCTACAGCGAAATTCATGAGCCGGGACAAGTTCGGGAACTTCGTGAACAGCCCGATCAATGGGAACTGCTCAAGGATGAAACGAATGGATATTTCATTGTGTTGAAACGAAGAGACTAA
- a CDS encoding S1C family serine protease, whose product MNKYTTIFFSSLFFLLGVILGLTGRDGAWRNTAEAELMNANAVEQMYRQLAAPSTFSEGGNQLSRISALTTPSVVHIQSETEGASGGLVEETGSGVIMSSPQAKTPFVVTNRHVVAGADTFDIRIQLSDGRTINPYEVRADDKSDVAILLIDEPNVQPARWGDSDTVQIGHMVLAQGSPFGLSQSVTFGIISAKGRRSLRLGESSDVINQDFLQTDAAINPGNSGGPLIDLSGRIIGINTAIASNSGGNEGIGFSIPSNLVRYVTEQLVVNGTVKRAYLGVKLDPDFDEETAQKLGLDRVRGARVVDVYKDTPASRSGLMIDDVILYFGGVEVLDENHLINLVSLTSVNTSVKTIVLRKGKRQTLPVVLGDRSVLDQRTETPKANQWRGR is encoded by the coding sequence ATGAACAAGTACACAACGATTTTCTTTTCGAGCCTGTTCTTTCTGCTGGGCGTGATCTTAGGGTTAACGGGTCGTGATGGGGCCTGGCGAAATACCGCAGAAGCCGAATTGATGAACGCGAATGCGGTCGAACAGATGTATCGACAACTCGCAGCACCGTCGACTTTTTCCGAAGGTGGCAATCAGCTCTCACGCATTTCCGCGTTAACGACTCCAAGTGTCGTACATATTCAGAGTGAAACTGAAGGAGCTTCCGGCGGACTGGTTGAAGAAACCGGCTCGGGTGTCATCATGTCCAGTCCACAAGCGAAAACTCCCTTCGTTGTAACAAACCGTCATGTGGTCGCGGGAGCAGATACTTTTGACATCCGCATTCAACTCTCTGATGGGCGCACGATCAATCCTTATGAAGTGAGAGCCGATGATAAATCCGATGTTGCCATTCTGCTGATTGACGAGCCGAACGTTCAACCGGCACGCTGGGGCGATAGTGACACTGTTCAGATCGGTCACATGGTTCTGGCACAGGGAAGTCCTTTCGGCTTGAGTCAGTCAGTCACATTCGGCATCATCTCCGCCAAGGGGCGTCGTTCTCTCCGACTGGGGGAGTCGAGTGATGTCATTAACCAGGATTTTCTGCAAACCGATGCCGCCATCAATCCCGGCAACAGTGGTGGACCGCTCATCGATCTTTCCGGCAGAATTATTGGCATCAATACCGCCATCGCTTCCAACAGTGGTGGGAATGAAGGGATTGGCTTCTCCATCCCCAGCAATCTGGTGCGATATGTGACTGAGCAGCTTGTTGTGAACGGCACTGTTAAACGGGCTTACCTGGGTGTGAAACTTGATCCCGACTTTGATGAAGAAACCGCTCAGAAACTGGGTTTGGATCGTGTTCGCGGTGCTCGTGTTGTCGATGTCTACAAAGACACCCCTGCTTCCCGCTCAGGATTGATGATTGACGATGTTATCCTCTACTTCGGTGGAGTCGAGGTTCTGGATGAAAATCACCTGATCAATCTGGTCAGTTTGACTTCAGTCAACACGTCAGTGAAAACGATTGTTCTCAGAAAAGGCAAACGACAAACACTGCCTGTTGTCCTGGGCGACCGTAGTGTCCTGGATCAACGCACTGAAACACCAAAAGCCAATCAATGGCGAGGTCGGTAA
- a CDS encoding alpha/beta hydrolase-fold protein, protein MIISRLAFGSFLLLIVSSMAFYEETWASSPTLEYMREIRVHKIESPDQSEATQVRVLLPPDLDTNKLYPVIYVLPVEQGSESRFGDGLLEVREHRLHKKYNCIFVAPTFSQLPWYADHPDNKEIHQESYFLKTVVPFVEKTYPVSNKPEDRLLLGFSKSGWGAWSLLLRHPNYFGLAAAWDAPLMMKQIGKYGNGPIFGTQENFETYRIDNLLRANAESLQDQPRLILTGIGNFAEHHEQAHQLLEELKIPHHYRDTPERSHNWHSGWVSEAVELLMKED, encoded by the coding sequence ATGATAATTTCTCGACTGGCCTTTGGCTCATTCCTGCTGCTGATTGTTTCTTCAATGGCTTTCTACGAAGAAACATGGGCATCTTCTCCCACTTTGGAATATATGCGGGAGATTCGGGTTCATAAGATCGAATCGCCAGATCAGTCGGAGGCGACGCAAGTTCGTGTACTGCTTCCTCCTGATCTCGATACGAATAAACTCTACCCTGTCATCTATGTGCTACCTGTCGAGCAGGGCAGTGAAAGCCGTTTCGGGGATGGCCTGCTTGAAGTTCGGGAGCATCGCCTGCATAAAAAATACAACTGCATTTTCGTAGCTCCGACTTTCTCGCAGTTGCCATGGTATGCCGATCATCCTGATAATAAAGAAATTCATCAGGAAAGTTATTTTCTCAAGACTGTCGTCCCGTTTGTTGAAAAAACATATCCCGTTTCAAACAAGCCAGAAGATCGGCTGCTGCTCGGCTTCAGCAAGTCCGGCTGGGGAGCCTGGAGCCTATTGCTGCGGCATCCCAATTATTTTGGCCTGGCAGCAGCCTGGGATGCTCCCTTGATGATGAAGCAGATCGGCAAGTACGGAAACGGTCCCATCTTTGGGACGCAGGAAAACTTCGAAACCTATCGCATCGATAACTTACTGCGAGCCAATGCAGAAAGCTTGCAAGATCAACCGCGACTGATTCTCACCGGCATTGGCAATTTCGCCGAACACCATGAGCAAGCCCATCAACTGCTTGAGGAATTAAAAATTCCCCATCACTATCGAGATACGCCAGAAAGATCCCACAACTGGCACAGCGGCTGGGTTAGTGAAGCCGTTGAGTTATTGATGAAAGAAGATTGA
- a CDS encoding sulfatase: protein MKNVLLILIASLIGIVFEQTTSASQPNIMVFLVDDMGVMDTSVPFLTDESGHPKKYPLNEYYRTPNMQRLADQGIRFNNFCAMSVCSPTRNSIMTGQNAARHHTTNWINPTNNNRGPFGPPDWNWEGLNKEDVTLPRLLSKAGYRTIHVGKGHFGAEDYEGADPLNIGFDVNVAGASFGAPGSYYAEKGYGADTKRAHHAVPHLEKYHGSETFLTEALSIEAKARVTEAVKDDKPFFLYMAHYAVHAPFDSDPRFADHYKDSGKPANAQAFATLIEGMDKSLGDLLDHFDELGISENTLVFFLGDNGSDAPLGHQHAVACAAPLRGKKGSHYEGGMRVPFIAAWAKPNASNANQKELPIEIGAIQSQQAAVYDLYPTILNLVDVKSPEGHTVDGSKLNKLLTGKSDASRNETFLMHYPHSPHRSDYFTSYRKGDWKVVYHYIPSEASEGSHYQLYNLKADPFESSNLAKSNPEQLQKLMKDLIADMQHYEAQYPVEKDGKTPRKPILPE, encoded by the coding sequence ATGAAAAATGTCCTCCTCATCCTGATTGCAAGTTTAATTGGGATCGTCTTTGAGCAAACCACTTCCGCATCGCAGCCGAACATCATGGTTTTTCTGGTGGATGATATGGGAGTCATGGATACCTCCGTTCCATTTTTGACGGACGAATCAGGACATCCAAAGAAGTATCCCCTCAATGAATATTACCGCACACCAAATATGCAGCGTCTGGCTGATCAGGGAATTCGCTTTAATAATTTTTGTGCGATGAGTGTCTGTTCGCCAACGCGAAACTCAATCATGACGGGGCAAAACGCAGCTCGGCATCATACAACCAACTGGATCAATCCGACCAATAACAACCGTGGTCCTTTCGGACCGCCAGACTGGAACTGGGAGGGTTTGAACAAAGAAGATGTCACCCTGCCCCGACTGCTCAGTAAAGCCGGTTATCGAACGATTCATGTCGGTAAGGGACATTTTGGAGCTGAGGATTACGAAGGGGCAGATCCCCTGAACATTGGATTTGATGTCAATGTCGCAGGAGCTTCTTTCGGAGCCCCGGGAAGTTATTACGCGGAAAAGGGATACGGAGCAGATACGAAACGTGCTCATCATGCAGTGCCTCATCTGGAGAAATATCATGGATCAGAGACTTTTCTAACCGAAGCCCTCTCCATCGAAGCGAAAGCTCGTGTGACCGAAGCGGTGAAAGATGACAAGCCATTCTTTCTTTACATGGCTCATTATGCCGTGCATGCCCCATTCGATTCCGATCCTCGCTTTGCCGATCATTACAAAGACTCTGGCAAACCTGCTAATGCTCAGGCGTTTGCTACCTTAATTGAAGGCATGGACAAATCGCTTGGCGATTTACTCGATCACTTCGATGAACTCGGCATCTCCGAAAACACACTTGTTTTCTTCCTGGGCGATAATGGCTCCGATGCTCCCCTCGGTCATCAACATGCTGTCGCCTGTGCCGCTCCACTGCGAGGAAAAAAAGGTTCGCATTACGAAGGGGGAATGAGAGTTCCATTCATTGCCGCGTGGGCAAAACCGAATGCCAGTAACGCCAATCAGAAGGAATTGCCAATCGAAATCGGAGCGATTCAAAGTCAGCAGGCCGCAGTTTACGATTTGTATCCGACCATCTTAAATCTTGTCGATGTGAAATCTCCTGAGGGACACACCGTCGATGGATCCAAATTGAATAAACTCCTGACCGGAAAGTCCGATGCATCGAGAAACGAAACATTCCTGATGCACTACCCTCATTCCCCGCATCGCAGCGACTATTTCACCAGCTATCGCAAGGGAGACTGGAAAGTGGTCTATCATTACATCCCCTCAGAAGCTTCCGAAGGTTCGCACTATCAACTCTACAATCTTAAGGCTGATCCTTTTGAATCCAGCAATCTGGCGAAATCAAACCCGGAGCAATTGCAAAAACTGATGAAAGACCTCATTGCTGACATGCAACATTACGAGGCTCAATACCCAGTCGAAAAAGATGGCAAGACGCCACGCAAACCTATTCTGCCAGAGTAA
- a CDS encoding DUF429 domain-containing protein: MSDYVLGLDWINQKQGWACARCDMNAPGQIVFSTLMVEEAIEPLVKDAACIVVDSPIGLYGLQPEGCKIRPCDQGARQWVGPGMQSSIFAVPYKNELTLWRQRRLEGSPQKQGHFRGLLPMIHSADCIRRQNPRTLESHPELTFAALGCGKLSGYASKKTLLGQLLRVAILHQQGYSLDLRDLIPFARIPSDNFIDATAMAIVACGWYRAGQLPVIREQSGDPVIHTSHDRDDFLIALPKCFSDSRELPPLTSEQIMHQIQQWGRSIGTAT, encoded by the coding sequence ATGTCTGACTATGTTCTTGGGCTCGACTGGATCAACCAGAAACAGGGCTGGGCTTGTGCTCGATGTGACATGAATGCACCTGGGCAAATAGTATTCTCAACACTGATGGTTGAGGAGGCAATTGAACCTCTTGTTAAAGATGCGGCCTGCATTGTCGTCGATTCTCCAATTGGACTTTACGGCTTGCAACCAGAAGGCTGTAAAATTCGCCCCTGCGATCAAGGAGCCAGGCAATGGGTTGGGCCGGGAATGCAATCGAGCATTTTCGCAGTCCCCTATAAAAATGAACTGACACTTTGGAGACAGCGTCGTTTAGAGGGAAGCCCTCAGAAACAGGGGCACTTTCGAGGATTGCTGCCCATGATTCATTCCGCGGATTGCATTCGCCGGCAGAATCCCAGGACTCTCGAGTCCCATCCCGAACTGACATTTGCTGCTCTCGGCTGTGGAAAGTTGTCCGGCTATGCGTCCAAGAAAACTTTGCTGGGGCAACTGCTCAGAGTCGCAATTCTCCATCAGCAAGGATATTCACTCGACCTGAGAGATCTGATCCCTTTTGCAAGGATTCCCTCTGATAACTTTATCGATGCCACTGCAATGGCGATTGTCGCTTGCGGTTGGTATCGGGCTGGACAGCTGCCAGTGATTCGCGAGCAAAGTGGTGACCCCGTCATTCATACCAGCCACGACCGGGATGATTTTCTGATTGCCCTCCCGAAATGCTTTTCGGATTCACGTGAACTTCCTCCTTTGACCTCCGAGCAAATCATGCATCAGATCCAACAATGGGGGAGAAGTATTGGTACGGCAACTTAA
- a CDS encoding diacylglycerol kinase: MTESKLNPDNLTPPRYRGSLLSAFHNAIRGILIAFKNERNLQVQMVIATVVIFAGIVFELNITEWAIISISISFVIVTEMLNTAIENTLNRISLEEHPLTRNAKDVAAGAVLISCIAAVVIGCQIFIPKILGN, encoded by the coding sequence ATGACGGAATCGAAACTCAATCCCGACAATCTAACACCGCCACGCTATCGAGGCTCATTGCTGTCTGCTTTTCATAATGCAATCCGGGGAATTCTCATTGCATTTAAAAATGAGAGAAATCTGCAAGTCCAGATGGTAATCGCGACGGTTGTCATCTTTGCCGGGATTGTCTTTGAGTTAAACATCACGGAATGGGCGATCATTTCAATTTCGATTTCGTTTGTGATCGTTACGGAAATGTTGAACACGGCAATTGAAAATACACTCAATCGGATTAGTCTGGAAGAACATCCCTTAACGCGGAATGCGAAAGATGTCGCAGCTGGAGCAGTGCTGATCAGTTGCATTGCCGCGGTCGTGATTGGATGTCAAATTTTCATTCCCAAAATTTTGGGGAATTAA